From Corynebacterium aquatimens:
GGTGCAGGCCGCTGACCAGGCTTAGGTGCAGGCTTCTGGCCAGGCTTCGGCGCAGGTTTTTGGCCCGGCGCGGGTCGTTTCGCGCTGGTGGGTTTGCCGTGGGGTTGCGGACGCTTACTGGAGCCCTGGGCGGGCCCCGGCGTGCGCGGCTTGTGCGGGCGGCGCTGTGGTGCGTCGCCTTCCCCGGGATCAGATCGATGTGTCACCTATGTCAGCGTACTTCCCTTTGCCCGAAATTACGTCACCGGCGCATCCTCTGCTACGGCGATGCCCTCCACCAACAGATGGTTCCAGCCGCAGGAGCGGCATACCTCGACGCGGTGGACGGTGATCGGCCCCACTTCGTCGATAAGTAAGGCGATCTCTTCGGCGCTGCGGGCGGTGTTGGATTTCCGTCCTAGGTTGTCGCTGTGAACCCACAACACGTCGTGCATGTCGGATTCGCAGATCGGGCACCGCCGAGGGCTTTCTACGCCGTGGTACTTCGCGGCGGCTTTGAGCAGGAAGTCGGCGTCACACAGCTGTTCCCGGGGGATGCGGCCGGCGTGGTAATCCCGCAGGGTGGTGCGCCGGAGCCACTCGTGGGAGATCTCATGGGTGAGGCGAAACGTCGTTGCGCTAAGCATCCCTCCACTGTACGAACATCGGACCCGAACATTGGTCCGCGGTGCACGGGAACCCCGTGGTGGATACTGTGTTTACTTTCTAAACTGAAATAGTTTTAGAATGATTGACATGGCACAAAACTCCCAGAAATCTTCCGTCGAGAAGAATGAGCCGCACACCCCTGATGAGCTCGCGCGCGCGATTCGCCCGTTTTTGACAAAGCTGTACGTTGCGTACTTCCGTATCTCCCAGACGTCGGATATCACCGGACCGCAGCTATCTATTCTGGAACGGCTTAATGCAGCGGGCCCGATGCGTATTAGTCAGCTCGCGCAAGAAGAGGGTATTCGTATGCCCACCGCGTCGAATACGCTGCACCAGCTCGAGGAGCGTAACCTTGTGGCCCGCGTGCGCGATGAGCAGGATCGTCGTGGTGTCACGGTGGAGCTGACTGACTTCGGCCGCGAGGAGTTGGAACGCGTTGCTAACGAGCGCACGAAGTACGTCGCTGAGATGCTGTCCACGATCGACCCGGAGCTGCTGTCTAGCCGCGAAAGAACCCAGGGAGTTGTTGATATTCTCGGCGCTTTGGCAGAGTCGTACGCAACGGATAACGTGGTTTCTTAAGCGTTCGTGCTCGTCGGTTTCGTGGAGGTGAGATGGCGTCGCACCTTACCGTCCCTCGATTAGTGCCTGACCTGCGCGATCAGCCGCTGCGCATCGCGGTGGGTTGGGATACGGCCAGCACTGATGCGATAGAGCTCGCCGGGTGGCTGTCTAAAACTGTTCCCTCGCGCGTCCGAGTAATTTCTGCGGAGACGCGCCCGTGGTCAACGTCGATAAGCTTGAGCGGCAAGAAATACAAGCGCTGGCGCGACAAGCTGCAAAGCTCACGCGATGCTGAGGTCAAGCGGGCGTTGAAAGCTTTCGTGCCCAAGGAACGGTGGGACAAGCACTTCCACGTCCTCGCCGACGGCCCGAGCCGCGACGCGTTGCTGAGCGAAGAGGCCCGGCGCTTCAAAGCGGACGTTCTGCTGCTCGGCTCCACATCCAAGGCCACGAAAGGTCGCTTCAGCCCGACCCGCGCCGTGGACACGCTGATGCGCACCACGCCCGTCACGCTGGGGCTCGCGCCGCGCTCCGCGAAGCTGTCCAAACGCGGTCTCACGCGCATCACGTACGCTTTTTTGGACACGGATGATTCCAATCTCAACCAAGGGCTTCAGATCGCGTCCACGCTCGCTTTGCGCCTCGACGTCCCGCTTCGCATCGTCGCGTTCTCACCCGCCAGCTCCCATCATTCGCGCACCACGCTTATCGACGAATGGAATGAAGCGTCCCTGGCCCTCCTCGACCGAGCCCGAGACTGCATTACCGCCATTGCCTCCGATCTTGGTCTTACCAAAACGAAACACTTCGAAGTCCAAACCCGAGTACGCACCGGCGACGGGTGGGCCCATACCGTGGATTCGATCAAGTGGAAGAAAGGCGATGTTGTGTGCATCGGCTCCTGCGTCGATGAGCGAGCAGAAGAATTCCTCCGCCACGTACCAGTTCCGATCCTTGTGTTCCCGCAGGAAGGTTCCTAGAGCATGACCACTCCTGGTCCCGTCGGCCCCGTCGGCCCCGATGATCACCCTGAGAACAAGCCCGAACGCGCCGCCGACTACATGAACAAGCGCCGTCCGGAGCCGCATACCTTAGAAGACTTGGTGGCTGAGCCCGACCCGGAAGAGATCAGGGCCCGCAACCAAGCGTCCACGCGGCAGGCGATCATTTTCGCGGCAATCGCCGTGGTGGGAACATTCCTAATTGCGCTGGCACTCATGCTCACCCCGCTGGAGAGAGTGCAGTGGGCACTCGCCGCGTCCATTTTCCCCGTCATCATGTTGCTAGCCTGCGCCGTCATCATGGTGCGCAAGCTCAACCGCTACGAGCGCTGGATGCCGTGGATGGGCATCTTCTGGATCCCCATGGTGCCGTTCACCGTGGGGTGGTTGATTTACACGCTCGGCATCGTGGCGGAGCACTCCGCGCAATAAGGGTTCTTCTCCCGGCAGTCCTCGCAGCTCAAGTACAAGCCGCGGCAGGCCGGCTCATTGGCGCAGTTGTAGAACTGGTTCGTGTCCGCCCCACAGTGCTCGCAGTGGCCTAGCTGCACGTAATCAGGATCATCGGGGGCGCCGAATTCCGTATGCATGCGCTTGTCAAAGACGTAGAGGGAGCCCTCCCACAGGCCAGAGTTGCCAAATTTTTCCCCGTACCGCACGATCCCGCCGTCGATCTGGTAGACCTCCTCGAACCCGCGCGACTTCATCAAACTCGACAGAATCTCGCAACGAATCCCGCCGGTGCAGTAGCTCACCACCGGCTTGTCCTTCATCCAGTCATACTTGCCGGAATCTAGCTCACGGATGAAGTCATGCGTTGTTTCCACGTCCGGCACCACCGCGTTCTTGAACTTCCCAATCTCTGCCTCATACGCGTTACGGCCGTCAAAAAAGACCACGTCATCTCGCTTTTCGACGAGCTCATTGACCTCTTCCGGCTTCAAATGCACCCCGCCGCCAACGACGCCTTTGTCGTTGACCTTGAGTTCCTCGGGTACCCCGAACGTGACAATCTCATCGCGCACCTTGACGCTGAGCTTTGGGAAATCCCCTGCCCCGCCCTCGGACCACTTGAACTCGATCCCGCGGAAGTACTCCTTGGTCTTCTTCACATAGACCTTGCAGGCTTCCATGTCCCCGCCGACGGTGCCGTTGATGCCGTCCGGGGAGATGATGATTCGCCCGGTGAGCCCTAACCCCTCGCACAGGTCGCGCTGCCACAGCCGAACGGCTTCAGGGTCGGCGATTGGGCGGAACTGGTAGTACAGCAGAATTTTTTCAGGCACACCCAAATTCTAATCAGCGGCCCGACATCGGCGAAGTCGCAGTCATCGACGGTGGAACAGCGATTTCCGCCAGTACTTTGGCTCCGTGGTGGTCAGCACTCCAAGGGAGCGGAAGATACCCTCATCCACCGAACCCAGAATCGTTGTGATGTGGGCATCGCACCCGCGAAGGTTCTGGAGCTGCTCCAGCGCCTTGCGCGCATTCGCATCCTGGGCGGCAGAGGACGACAGCGCAATCAGCACCTCATCGGTATGCAGCCGCGGGTTGCGGGAGCCCAGGTAGCGGGTTTTTAAGGTTTGAATCGGTTCGATTGCCTCCGGGGCCAGCAAGTGGACCTCGTCGTCAATGCCCGCGAGCTTCTTCAGCGCGTTGAGCAGTACTGCGGCCGATGGCCCCAACAGATCCGAGGTCTTACCCGTAACGATCTCTCCGCCGGGCAGCTCCAACGCGGCGCCGGGGTTGCCCTTGGCCTCCTCCACCTCAAGCGCCGGCGCCACCACGGGACGGTCCGCAACACTCAAGCCCGCCTTGCGCATCACGTTCGCGGCCCGGTCAGTCACCTGCTCCGGCTCGTCCCCGCGGCGCGCATCCACGGACGCGGCATAGTAACGCCGAATGATTTCTTGGTTGCCGGCGAACCTGCATGCCTCATCATCAGAGATGCACATGCCAGCCATGTTCACGCCCATGTCGGTCGGGGACTGGTATGGCTCCGTCCCCGTCGCCTCTTTGAGCAGCGCCTTGAGCAGCGGGAACACCTCGATGTCCCGGTTGTAGCTGGACACCTGTTCCCCGTACGCGGCCAAGTGGTACTGGTCAATGACGTTGATGTCATCCAGATCCACTGTTGCTGCCTCATACGCCAAGTTGACGGGGTGTTCCAGCGGCAGGTTCCAAATCGGGAAGGTCTCAAATTTCGCGTAACCAGCGGGAATGCCGCGGCGGTTATCAGCCCACACCTGGCTCAGGCACGTCGCAAGCTTGCCGGAGCCAGGACCCGGCGCGGTCATGACCACCACGTCGCGGGACGTTTCCACGTACTCGTTGCGCCCGAACCCCTCTTCGCTCACGATCAACGGGATGTCGTTCGGGTAGCCCGGGATGACCCTGTGGAGGCTTACTTTCATCCCCAGCTTTTCCAGCTTGTCGCGGAAAGCATCGGCCTGGTCTGGGCCGGATTCGTAGTGCGTGATTACCACGTTGTCCACTAGGAAATCGCGCTCCCTGAAGACGTCGATAAGCCTCAAGACCTCGTCTTCGTAGGTGATCCCGATGTCAGCGCGGACCTTCTGGCGCACCAGATCGCCCGCGTTGACGCAGACCATGATCTCCACTTCGTCGCGGATCGCCTCCAGCATGGCAATCTTGTTGTCTGGGGTGAACCCAGGCAACACGCGCGAGGCATGGTGATCGTCGAAAAGCTTGCCGCCCATCTCAAGGTAGAGCTTGCCGCCGATCGCTTTACGACGATCGGAAATATGCTCCGACTGCATCCGAATGTATTTCTCGCGGTCGAAACCGATTGCGTAGGGCACAGCAAGCTTCCTTGTGAAGTGGGCGAAAAGTTGGCGTTATGCCAGGCCTTATGCCAGGCCGTGAACTGCCTTGAACTCGCGGCGGCGAGCGTGCAGGATCGGCTCGGTGTACCCGGACGGCGACTTCGTGCCGTTGAAGATCAGGTCACGAGCAGCCTGGAAACCGATGGACTTGTCAAAGTCCGCGGCCATCGGCAGGTAGTTCGGGTCGCCCGCGTTCTGCTCATCGACGACCTTCGCCATGCGCTGCAGGGTCTCATCGAGCTGCTGCGCCGTAACCACGCCGTGCTCCAGCCAGTTGGCCAGCAGCTGGGAGGAAATACGGCAGGTAGCGCGGTCCTCCATCAGGTCAACGTTGTGAATGTCCGGCACCTTGGAGCAGCCGACACCCTGCTCGACCCAGCGGACCACGTAGCCCAGGATGGACTGGCAGTTGTTGTCCAGCTCTTCCTTGATCGCGTCCTCACCGAAGTCGTTGCCACCGGTGTTGACCGGGACGGTCAGCAGGCGCTCGAAGGTGTCGCGGCGGCCCTGCTTTCGCAGTTCTTCCTGCACCTCATCGACGTCCACCTGGTGGTAGTGGGTAGCGTGCAGCGTCGCGCCAGTCGGGGACGGAACCCATGCGGTGTTCGCGCCCTCGCGCGGCTGGCCGATCTTCTTGTCCAGCATGGCAGCCATGTGCTCGGTCTCTGCCCACATGCCCTTACCAATCTGGGCGCGGCCCGGCAGGTTGTGCGCGATACCAGCGTCGACGTTGTTGTCCTCGTAGGCCTGCTTCCACGGTGCGGTCTGCATGTCTGCCTTGCGCACCATCGGGCCAGCCTGCATGGAGGTGTGGATCTCATCACCAGTGCGGTCCAGGAAGCCGGTGTTGATGAACATCAGGCGGTCTGCTGCTTCAACGATGCAGGCATCCAGGTTTGCGGAGGTGCGGCGCTCTTCGTCCATGCAGCCGACCTTGACCGTGAACTCCGGCAGGCCCAGCATCTGCTCAACTCGGGTGAAGATCTCGTTGGTGAAGGCGACCTCTTCTGGGCCGTGCTGCTTCGGCTTCACCACGTACACAGAGCCGCTGCGGGAGTTGCGGTGCGGGTTGTCCTCGCGCAGACCCGGGATCGCGGAAGCGACGGTGATGATCGCATCCAGCAGACCTTCCGGAACCTCTTCGCCGTCGACCAGGATCGCCGGGGTGGTCATGAGGTGGCCCACGTTGCGGCACAGCATCATTGCGCGGCCGTGCAGCTTCGCTTCGCCCCCATCCTTCGTCGTAAAGGCGATGTCGTCTGCTTGGGAGCGGGTGAACGACTTGTCACCACGGGTCACGGTTTCCGCGATGTCACCCTTGTTCAGGCCGAACCAGGTCGCGTATGCGCCAGCCTTGTCGGCGCCGTCAACAGCGGCTGCCGAGTCCTCAAAGTCCATAATCGCGGACACAGCGGACTCCAGCGTGACGTCCTTGACGCCAGCGCGGTCGGTCTTGCCAATCTCGGACTCGCGGTCGATCTCGATGATGATGTGCAGGCCGTTGTTGACCAACACGATGCCGGTCGGGTTGCCCTTCTCACCCTGGTAGCCGAGGTACGCCTCCGGGTTGACCAAAGCGACCTCGTTGCCGTCAGAAACGATCTTCAGCTCGCCAGCGTCCGTCACCGTGTACTCATCGATATCAGCGTGCGATGCGCCCTGAAGCGGCACGGCCTGGTCCAGGAAGTTGCGGGCCCATGCGATCACGCGGTCACCGCGGACCGGGTTGTAACCCTTACCAGGCTCCGCGCCGTCGTCCGTTGGGATCGCGTCGGTGCCGTACAACGCGTCATACAGCGAGCCGTAGCGCGCGTTCGCGGCGTTAATGGCAAAGCGCGCGTTCGTGATCGGCACAACCAGCTGCGGGCCAGCGACGTCAGCGAACTCTTCGTCGACATTCGCCGTGCGGATTGCGGCATCTTCAGGCTTATCGACGAGGTACCCAATCGAACGCAGGAACTCCGCGTGCTCCGCCGGGTCAGGCTGTCCCGGGTTTTCGCGGTAGTAGTCATCCAGCTGTGCCTGCAGCTCGTCGCGGCGAGCCAGCAGCTGCTTGTTCTTCGGGGTCAGGTCTGCGAACAGCGCGGCGGCGTCAGCCCAGAACTTCTCTGCGTCCAGACCGATCTCCGGCAGCAGCGTGTCCTGCACAAAGTCATACAGCGGACGGGCAACAGCGAGTCCTGCAACCTCTACGCGTTCCGTGCGATCTTCAATCTGCGGCGTGGTCATAACATCCTTCTTCCCTGTGATACCGACAGTTACTCCAAGCCAGTGTAACCCGTCCGTGACACACGTCGGCTGCCCGCGCTATAGTGGCTGGCATCACCATCTGGTGGGAATTGGGGTAAGAAGCGAAAATTACCCCCGAATGCGTCACTGTGATACGGCCGAAACCTGTCATTAGATTGACGTACTCCACCCATCGTGGGGATACTAGGCGTGAACGCCTAAATCTTTAGGCTGATTCCATCAAAATGAGATCCCATGAAAGGGGACTGTCAAACATGACAACCACAGGACAGGCACGTACCGCTGCAGAGATCCAGAAGGACTGGGACGAGAACCCGCGCTGGAAGGGCATTACCCGCGACTACACTGCTGAGCAGGTTGAGCAGCTCCAGGGCAGCGTCATCGAAGAGCACACGCTGGCTCGCCGTGGTGCTGAGATCCTCTGGGACGGCATCTCCAAGGGCGACGGCTCCTACATCCACGCTCTCGGCGCTCTGACCGGTAACCAGGCTGTTCAGCAGGTCCGCGGTGGCCTGAAGGCTGTTTACCTGTCTGGTTGGCAGGTCGCAGGTGACGCCAACCTTTCCGGCAACACCTACCCGGACCAGTCCCTGTACCCGGCTAACTCCGTGCCGAACGTTGTTCGCCGCATCAACAACGCTCTGTCCCGCGCAGACCAGATCTCCCGCGTTGAGGGCGACACCTCCGTCGACAACTGGCTCGTTCCGATCGTCGCTGACGGTGAGGCTGGCTTCGGTGGCGCACTGAACGTCTACGAGCTGCAGAAGGCCATGATCCAGGCTGGTGCCGCTGGTACCCACTGGGAGGACCAGCTCGCTTCCGAGAAGAAGTGCGGCCACCTCGGTGGTAAGGTCCTGATCCCGACCCAGCAGCACATCCGCACCCTGACGTCCGCTCGCCTGGCTGCTGACGTTCTCAACGTCCCGACCGTGGTCATCGGCCGCACCGACGCTGAGGCTGCAACCCTGATCACCTCCGACGTTGATGAGCGCGACCGCGAGTTCATCACCGGCGAGCGTTCCGCTGAGGGCTACTACTACGTGAAGAACGGCGTTGAGCCGTGCATCGCTCGTGCGAAGTCCTACGCTCCGTACGCTGACATGATCTGGATGGAGACCGGTACTCCGGACCTCGAGCTGGCTAAGAAGTTCGCTGAGGGTGTCCACTCTGAGTTCCCGGACCAGCTGCTGTCCTACAACTGCTCCCCGTCCTTCAACTGGTCTTCCCACCTCGACGCAGAGGAGAT
This genomic window contains:
- a CDS encoding DUF5318 family protein, producing the protein MLSATTFRLTHEISHEWLRRTTLRDYHAGRIPREQLCDADFLLKAAAKYHGVESPRRCPICESDMHDVLWVHSDNLGRKSNTARSAEEIALLIDEVGPITVHRVEVCRSCGWNHLLVEGIAVAEDAPVT
- a CDS encoding MarR family winged helix-turn-helix transcriptional regulator, whose amino-acid sequence is MAQNSQKSSVEKNEPHTPDELARAIRPFLTKLYVAYFRISQTSDITGPQLSILERLNAAGPMRISQLAQEEGIRMPTASNTLHQLEERNLVARVRDEQDRRGVTVELTDFGREELERVANERTKYVAEMLSTIDPELLSSRERTQGVVDILGALAESYATDNVVS
- a CDS encoding universal stress protein — its product is MPDLRDQPLRIAVGWDTASTDAIELAGWLSKTVPSRVRVISAETRPWSTSISLSGKKYKRWRDKLQSSRDAEVKRALKAFVPKERWDKHFHVLADGPSRDALLSEEARRFKADVLLLGSTSKATKGRFSPTRAVDTLMRTTPVTLGLAPRSAKLSKRGLTRITYAFLDTDDSNLNQGLQIASTLALRLDVPLRIVAFSPASSHHSRTTLIDEWNEASLALLDRARDCITAIASDLGLTKTKHFEVQTRVRTGDGWAHTVDSIKWKKGDVVCIGSCVDERAEEFLRHVPVPILVFPQEGS
- a CDS encoding rhodanese-related sulfurtransferase, producing MPEKILLYYQFRPIADPEAVRLWQRDLCEGLGLTGRIIISPDGINGTVGGDMEACKVYVKKTKEYFRGIEFKWSEGGAGDFPKLSVKVRDEIVTFGVPEELKVNDKGVVGGGVHLKPEEVNELVEKRDDVVFFDGRNAYEAEIGKFKNAVVPDVETTHDFIRELDSGKYDWMKDKPVVSYCTGGIRCEILSSLMKSRGFEEVYQIDGGIVRYGEKFGNSGLWEGSLYVFDKRMHTEFGAPDDPDYVQLGHCEHCGADTNQFYNCANEPACRGLYLSCEDCREKNPYCAECSATMPSV
- a CDS encoding DUF1846 domain-containing protein, with protein sequence MPYAIGFDREKYIRMQSEHISDRRKAIGGKLYLEMGGKLFDDHHASRVLPGFTPDNKIAMLEAIRDEVEIMVCVNAGDLVRQKVRADIGITYEDEVLRLIDVFRERDFLVDNVVITHYESGPDQADAFRDKLEKLGMKVSLHRVIPGYPNDIPLIVSEEGFGRNEYVETSRDVVVMTAPGPGSGKLATCLSQVWADNRRGIPAGYAKFETFPIWNLPLEHPVNLAYEAATVDLDDINVIDQYHLAAYGEQVSSYNRDIEVFPLLKALLKEATGTEPYQSPTDMGVNMAGMCISDDEACRFAGNQEIIRRYYAASVDARRGDEPEQVTDRAANVMRKAGLSVADRPVVAPALEVEEAKGNPGAALELPGGEIVTGKTSDLLGPSAAVLLNALKKLAGIDDEVHLLAPEAIEPIQTLKTRYLGSRNPRLHTDEVLIALSSSAAQDANARKALEQLQNLRGCDAHITTILGSVDEGIFRSLGVLTTTEPKYWRKSLFHRR
- a CDS encoding malate synthase G; translated protein: MTTPQIEDRTERVEVAGLAVARPLYDFVQDTLLPEIGLDAEKFWADAAALFADLTPKNKQLLARRDELQAQLDDYYRENPGQPDPAEHAEFLRSIGYLVDKPEDAAIRTANVDEEFADVAGPQLVVPITNARFAINAANARYGSLYDALYGTDAIPTDDGAEPGKGYNPVRGDRVIAWARNFLDQAVPLQGASHADIDEYTVTDAGELKIVSDGNEVALVNPEAYLGYQGEKGNPTGIVLVNNGLHIIIEIDRESEIGKTDRAGVKDVTLESAVSAIMDFEDSAAAVDGADKAGAYATWFGLNKGDIAETVTRGDKSFTRSQADDIAFTTKDGGEAKLHGRAMMLCRNVGHLMTTPAILVDGEEVPEGLLDAIITVASAIPGLREDNPHRNSRSGSVYVVKPKQHGPEEVAFTNEIFTRVEQMLGLPEFTVKVGCMDEERRTSANLDACIVEAADRLMFINTGFLDRTGDEIHTSMQAGPMVRKADMQTAPWKQAYEDNNVDAGIAHNLPGRAQIGKGMWAETEHMAAMLDKKIGQPREGANTAWVPSPTGATLHATHYHQVDVDEVQEELRKQGRRDTFERLLTVPVNTGGNDFGEDAIKEELDNNCQSILGYVVRWVEQGVGCSKVPDIHNVDLMEDRATCRISSQLLANWLEHGVVTAQQLDETLQRMAKVVDEQNAGDPNYLPMAADFDKSIGFQAARDLIFNGTKSPSGYTEPILHARRREFKAVHGLA
- the aceA gene encoding isocitrate lyase, translated to MTTTGQARTAAEIQKDWDENPRWKGITRDYTAEQVEQLQGSVIEEHTLARRGAEILWDGISKGDGSYIHALGALTGNQAVQQVRGGLKAVYLSGWQVAGDANLSGNTYPDQSLYPANSVPNVVRRINNALSRADQISRVEGDTSVDNWLVPIVADGEAGFGGALNVYELQKAMIQAGAAGTHWEDQLASEKKCGHLGGKVLIPTQQHIRTLTSARLAADVLNVPTVVIGRTDAEAATLITSDVDERDREFITGERSAEGYYYVKNGVEPCIARAKSYAPYADMIWMETGTPDLELAKKFAEGVHSEFPDQLLSYNCSPSFNWSSHLDAEEIAKFQKELGAMGFTFQFITLAGFHALNYSMFDLAYGYAREGMTAFVDLQNREFEAAADRGFTAVKHQREVGAGYFDAIATTVDPNSSTTALKGSTEEGQF